A single region of the Vagococcus teuberi genome encodes:
- a CDS encoding carbamoyl phosphate synthase small subunit, with amino-acid sequence MKRLLILEDGTCYEGEGFGAPNSATGELVFTTGMSGYQEMMTDPSFKGQILLFTYPTIGNYGINRDDFESMSPACSAVVVRDVARVASNWRSQATLDEFLKRKGVPGISGIDTRALTKKIREKGAMKASIIDVVSDINHAYDQLRATVLPSTQVQAVSTTKPYSIPGTGANVVIIDFGMKQSILRELIKRDCHITVVPYDTTAKEILSYRPDGVMLSNGPGNPKDLPLALKTILKIQGVVPIFGICLGHQLLSLANGADTYKMRFGHRGGNHAVREIASDSVYFTSQNHGYAVSLDSLDTTELMLTHVDINDGSVEGVKHKNHPAFSVQFHPDAAPGPHDAESIFDEFIELMENWGNKHA; translated from the coding sequence GGAACGTGTTATGAAGGAGAAGGATTTGGTGCGCCAAATTCTGCTACTGGTGAGTTAGTATTTACAACAGGAATGAGTGGGTACCAAGAGATGATGACGGATCCAAGTTTTAAAGGGCAAATATTATTATTCACTTATCCAACAATTGGAAATTATGGAATAAATCGTGATGATTTTGAATCTATGTCTCCAGCTTGTTCTGCTGTTGTGGTCAGAGATGTCGCTAGAGTGGCATCAAACTGGCGCTCACAAGCAACATTAGATGAATTCTTGAAACGAAAAGGTGTTCCAGGAATCAGCGGGATTGACACTCGTGCGTTAACGAAAAAAATTCGTGAAAAAGGGGCAATGAAGGCAAGCATTATAGATGTTGTGTCTGACATAAACCATGCTTACGACCAATTAAGAGCGACTGTTTTACCGTCAACACAAGTCCAGGCTGTTTCAACTACTAAACCTTATAGCATTCCAGGAACGGGTGCAAACGTGGTGATTATTGATTTTGGCATGAAGCAAAGTATATTAAGAGAATTAATCAAACGCGATTGTCATATTACAGTTGTTCCTTATGACACAACTGCAAAAGAGATTTTATCTTATCGACCTGATGGCGTGATGCTATCAAATGGACCAGGAAATCCAAAAGATTTACCACTCGCGTTAAAAACGATTTTAAAAATTCAAGGGGTTGTCCCAATTTTTGGTATTTGTCTAGGACATCAGTTATTAAGTTTAGCTAATGGAGCAGATACTTATAAAATGCGTTTTGGACATCGTGGCGGAAATCATGCTGTCAGAGAGATTGCCTCTGACTCAGTGTACTTCACCTCTCAAAATCACGGGTATGCCGTGTCACTTGATAGTTTAGATACAACAGAATTAATGTTAACTCACGTTGATATTAATGACGGATCAGTTGAAGGGGTTAAACATAAAAATCATCCAGCCTTTTCAGTGCAATTTCATCCAGATGCTGCACCTGGGCCACATGATGCTGAATCGATTTTTGACGAGTTTATTGAATTAATGGAAAACTGGGGGAATAAACATGCCTAA
- a CDS encoding dihydroorotate dehydrogenase electron transfer subunit, with translation MKQEMMEIVNQVELAPRIFEMTLRGDLTQEMVTPGQFIHIRVPREDLLLRRPISLAEVNHDDKTCKVIYRVEGDGTKAFSESQVGDKLDCLGPLGNGFDIEMVEKDDVVYVIGGGIGVPPLYELGRRLKEKGATIYFLNGFASKDVMYYEEEFSALGQLHIATDDGSYGVKGHVGMLIDEVKPVTGEPKAIFACGAPGLLRAVETTFIDHPHVYLSMEERMACGVGACYACVCQSKKDPKVNKKVCDEGPIFKAGEVII, from the coding sequence ATGAAACAAGAGATGATGGAGATTGTCAATCAAGTTGAATTAGCACCACGTATATTCGAAATGACGTTAAGAGGAGACTTAACGCAAGAGATGGTAACACCAGGTCAATTTATTCATATTCGTGTTCCGAGAGAAGATTTACTCTTAAGACGCCCAATAAGTTTGGCAGAAGTAAATCATGACGATAAAACGTGCAAAGTCATTTACCGTGTTGAAGGCGATGGGACAAAAGCGTTTAGTGAGTCTCAAGTTGGCGATAAACTAGATTGTTTAGGACCTTTAGGTAATGGATTTGATATAGAAATGGTAGAAAAAGATGATGTTGTTTATGTAATAGGTGGAGGAATTGGTGTTCCTCCTCTTTATGAGTTAGGACGTAGACTAAAAGAAAAAGGTGCAACTATCTATTTCTTAAATGGTTTTGCATCAAAAGATGTGATGTATTATGAAGAAGAATTTAGTGCATTAGGTCAGTTACACATTGCAACAGATGATGGCTCATATGGTGTAAAGGGTCATGTTGGGATGTTGATTGATGAAGTTAAACCTGTAACGGGAGAACCTAAAGCAATTTTTGCTTGTGGTGCACCAGGATTACTAAGAGCTGTTGAAACGACTTTTATAGATCACCCTCATGTGTATCTATCTATGGAAGAGAGAATGGCTTGTGGTGTGGGAGCATGTTACGCCTGCGTCTGTCAGTCTAAGAAAGATCCTAAGGTTAATAAAAAAGTCTGTGATGAAGGGCCAATATTTAAAGCAGGAGAAGTGATAATATGA
- the carB gene encoding carbamoyl-phosphate synthase large subunit produces MPKRDDIKKILVIGSGPIIIGQAAEFDYAGTQACLALKEEGYEVVLINSNPATIMTDKDIADKVYIEPITLEFVTKVLRKERPDAILPTLGGQTGLNMAIELNDKGILAELGIELLGTKISAIDQAEDRDLFKQLMEELNEPIPESVIVHTVEEAVEFGKKIGYPLIVRPAFTLGGTGGGMCDDEESLIAITKNGISLSPVDQCLIEKSIAGYKEIEFEVMRDKNNQAIVVCHMENFDPVGIHTGDSIVFAPCQTLSDVEVQLLRDASLKIIKALEIEGGCNVQLALNPDSYDYYVIEVNPRVSRSSALASKATGFPIAKIAAKIAVGLTLDEMKNPVTQTTYAMFEPALDYVVSKIPRWAFDKFEHGDRLLSTQMKATGEVMALGRTIEESLLKAVRSLEIGLHHIDSEESKDLSDDELIKQMVEAKDDRLFRVAEGIRRGMMIQDIAQFTKIDIFFLDKIKRIIELEDALSNNPNDIGVLKEAKRYGIADVVIARLWNMTAEDVKNIRTENKILPVYKMVDTCAGEFASETPYFYSTYEEENESERTDKESVIVLGSGPIRIGQGVEFDYATVHSVKAIQEQGYEAIIINSNPETVSTDFSISDKLYFEPLTLEDVLNIVELEQPKGVIVQFGGQTAINLAEGLTKHGIPIIGTTLEDLDRAENRDKFEQALQELGIPQPEGATATNEADAIKIAERIGYPVLVRPSYVLGGRAMEIVWSTKDLKRYMVEAVKASPEHPILIDRYVVGTECEVDAICDGEDVLIPGIMEHIERAGVHSGDSMAVYPPQTISQPVIDKIVDYTQKLAKGLNCKGIMNIQFIAQGEDVFVIEVNPRASRTVPFLSKVTDIPMAKLATQLILGHTLKEFGYEPGLYKESPMVHVKAPVFSFAKLHEVDTQLGPEMKSTGEVMGTDRTMEKALYKAFEASGMHLPDYGNVLFTISDDCKEEALALAKRFSDIGYGMLATEGTSKYLTDHGLIVETVAKIADTKNYNVIDCIKTGRVNLVINTTGNSEKEASDGFRIRRFSVENGVPLMTSLDTAEAILKVLEARSFTALSL; encoded by the coding sequence ATGCCTAAAAGAGACGATATAAAAAAAATATTAGTGATTGGTTCAGGACCAATTATCATCGGACAAGCAGCTGAATTTGACTATGCCGGTACACAAGCATGTTTAGCCTTAAAAGAAGAAGGTTATGAGGTAGTATTAATCAACTCAAACCCCGCGACAATTATGACAGACAAAGACATTGCTGATAAAGTTTATATCGAGCCTATCACATTAGAATTTGTCACAAAGGTATTAAGAAAAGAACGCCCAGATGCTATCCTTCCAACACTTGGCGGTCAAACAGGATTAAACATGGCGATTGAGTTAAATGACAAAGGGATTTTAGCAGAATTAGGGATTGAACTCTTAGGAACTAAAATCAGCGCAATCGACCAAGCAGAAGATAGAGATTTATTTAAACAATTAATGGAAGAGTTAAACGAGCCAATCCCAGAAAGTGTGATTGTTCATACGGTAGAAGAAGCGGTAGAATTTGGTAAGAAAATAGGCTATCCTCTTATTGTTCGTCCAGCGTTTACGTTAGGTGGAACAGGTGGGGGAATGTGTGATGATGAAGAGTCATTAATTGCGATTACAAAAAATGGTATCAGCCTTTCTCCTGTTGACCAATGTTTAATCGAAAAAAGTATTGCTGGCTACAAAGAAATCGAATTTGAAGTGATGCGAGATAAAAATAATCAAGCGATTGTGGTGTGTCACATGGAAAACTTTGACCCAGTGGGAATTCATACGGGAGACTCAATCGTATTTGCCCCTTGCCAAACATTATCTGATGTTGAAGTTCAGCTATTAAGAGATGCGTCACTAAAAATTATTAAAGCCCTTGAAATTGAAGGGGGATGTAATGTTCAGTTAGCCTTAAACCCAGATAGTTATGACTATTATGTCATTGAGGTAAATCCTCGAGTGAGTCGCTCATCAGCGTTAGCAAGTAAAGCAACAGGATTCCCGATTGCAAAAATTGCCGCGAAAATAGCGGTCGGTTTAACACTTGATGAAATGAAAAATCCAGTGACGCAAACAACGTATGCGATGTTTGAACCAGCATTAGATTACGTCGTATCAAAAATTCCACGTTGGGCATTTGATAAGTTTGAACATGGAGATAGATTATTAAGTACCCAAATGAAAGCAACTGGAGAAGTTATGGCGCTAGGTCGTACGATTGAAGAATCATTATTAAAAGCGGTGAGATCTTTAGAGATTGGGTTACATCATATCGACTCAGAAGAATCAAAAGACCTGTCAGATGATGAGTTAATCAAACAAATGGTTGAAGCAAAAGATGACCGTTTATTCAGAGTCGCAGAAGGTATTAGACGAGGCATGATGATTCAAGATATTGCTCAGTTTACAAAAATTGACATTTTCTTCTTAGATAAAATCAAACGAATCATTGAATTAGAAGATGCATTGTCAAACAACCCAAACGATATCGGGGTATTAAAAGAAGCAAAACGTTATGGTATTGCAGATGTTGTGATAGCCAGATTATGGAATATGACAGCAGAAGACGTAAAAAATATCAGAACTGAGAATAAGATTTTACCAGTTTATAAAATGGTGGACACATGTGCTGGAGAATTTGCTTCAGAAACCCCATATTTCTATAGTACATATGAAGAAGAAAACGAAAGCGAAAGAACAGATAAAGAATCAGTGATTGTACTTGGATCTGGTCCAATTCGTATCGGTCAAGGGGTAGAATTTGATTATGCGACAGTTCACTCGGTTAAAGCCATTCAAGAACAAGGCTATGAAGCGATTATTATCAATAGTAATCCAGAAACTGTATCAACTGACTTCTCAATTTCAGATAAACTATACTTTGAGCCATTAACATTAGAAGATGTGCTTAACATCGTAGAGTTAGAACAACCTAAAGGCGTTATCGTTCAGTTTGGTGGTCAAACAGCGATTAACTTAGCAGAAGGATTAACGAAACACGGTATTCCAATTATTGGAACAACCTTAGAAGATTTAGATAGAGCAGAAAATCGTGATAAGTTTGAACAAGCGTTACAAGAGTTAGGCATTCCACAACCTGAAGGAGCAACGGCGACTAATGAAGCTGACGCGATAAAAATTGCGGAAAGAATTGGCTATCCTGTATTAGTTAGACCAAGTTATGTTTTAGGAGGTCGTGCGATGGAGATTGTCTGGAGCACAAAAGACTTAAAACGTTACATGGTTGAAGCCGTAAAAGCATCACCAGAGCATCCAATTTTAATCGACCGATATGTTGTTGGAACAGAGTGTGAAGTTGATGCAATTTGTGATGGAGAAGATGTATTAATACCTGGTATAATGGAACATATAGAGCGTGCGGGTGTCCATTCAGGAGATTCGATGGCAGTCTATCCACCTCAAACAATAAGCCAACCAGTGATTGATAAAATTGTTGATTACACACAAAAATTAGCTAAAGGGTTGAACTGTAAAGGCATCATGAATATCCAGTTTATCGCACAAGGAGAAGACGTCTTCGTGATCGAAGTCAATCCCCGTGCTAGCCGAACAGTTCCTTTCTTAAGTAAAGTAACAGATATCCCAATGGCCAAACTTGCGACACAATTAATTTTAGGTCATACATTGAAAGAGTTTGGTTATGAACCAGGATTATATAAAGAAAGCCCAATGGTTCATGTGAAAGCACCAGTATTCTCATTTGCAAAACTTCATGAAGTGGATACACAATTAGGGCCAGAAATGAAATCAACTGGTGAAGTCATGGGAACAGATCGTACAATGGAAAAAGCTCTTTACAAAGCATTTGAAGCAAGTGGTATGCATTTACCTGATTATGGTAATGTCTTGTTTACTATCTCGGATGATTGCAAAGAAGAAGCTCTAGCGTTAGCCAAACGATTCTCAGATATTGGGTATGGCATGTTAGCAACTGAAGGAACAAGTAAGTACTTAACAGATCATGGATTAATTGTCGAAACAGTCGCAAAAATAGCAGATACTAAAAATTATAACGTGATTGACTGCATTAAAACAGGACGAGTAAATTTAGTTATTAATACGACAGGTAATAGTGAGAAAGAAGCATCAGATGGCTTTAGAATAAGACGTTTTTCTGTTGAAAATGGTGTGCCGCTTATGACGTCCCTTGATACGGCAGAAGCGATACTTAAAGTATTAGAAGCTAGAAGCTTTACAGCATTATCATTATAA
- a CDS encoding phosphate-starvation-inducible PsiE family protein codes for MEEKLKMLLSIVMNVFLSILAILILIYMGLDLVNIFKLIFIQNKMGSIDTIADYILGFFMLFEFIIMTLKYIEDAHNVPIKYLVLISITAILRQLLVVHNNGGQTLLLTIAILTLTLTLYLLELIKAKEKIRKNK; via the coding sequence ATGGAAGAAAAATTAAAAATGCTTCTTAGTATTGTGATGAATGTCTTTCTTTCTATTTTAGCTATACTCATTTTAATATATATGGGACTAGATTTAGTTAATATCTTTAAATTAATTTTTATCCAAAACAAGATGGGGTCTATAGACACAATTGCTGATTATATCCTTGGTTTCTTTATGTTATTTGAGTTTATTATCATGACGCTTAAATACATTGAAGACGCACACAATGTTCCGATAAAATACCTTGTTTTAATTAGTATTACTGCGATTCTAAGACAATTACTTGTGGTTCATAATAATGGAGGGCAAACGTTATTATTAACGATTGCTATTTTAACATTGACTTTAACGCTTTACTTGCTTGAATTAATTAAAGCAAAAGAAAAAATCAGAAAAAATAAATAA
- the pyrF gene encoding orotidine-5'-phosphate decarboxylase, with protein MREKRPVIALDLPSKKDMELFLSHFPKEESLYLKVGMEIFYQEGPSIVTWLIDNGHDVFLDLKLHDIPNTVYSAMKGIAKLGVALTNVHAAGGKEMMEAAYRGLKEGTPTGQPVPKLIAVTQLTSTSDEQVKEEQLISVGLNDSVRHYATLTQEAGLDGVVCSAHEARDIKEHTSEDFVCLTPGIRLASNDVGDQKRVMTPSKARENGSTYIVVGRPITQAENPYAAYVEIKNEWNGEND; from the coding sequence ATGAGAGAAAAACGACCAGTAATTGCACTAGATTTACCGAGCAAAAAAGATATGGAACTATTTTTAAGTCATTTTCCAAAAGAAGAATCACTTTATCTGAAAGTAGGAATGGAAATATTTTATCAAGAAGGGCCAAGTATTGTAACGTGGTTGATCGATAATGGACATGATGTATTTTTGGATTTAAAGTTACATGATATTCCAAATACTGTTTATTCTGCTATGAAAGGTATCGCTAAGCTTGGTGTGGCATTAACCAATGTCCATGCTGCTGGTGGTAAAGAGATGATGGAGGCAGCCTATAGAGGATTGAAAGAAGGAACCCCTACTGGTCAGCCAGTTCCAAAATTAATTGCTGTGACTCAATTAACCTCTACTAGTGATGAACAAGTGAAAGAAGAACAACTTATTTCTGTTGGTTTGAATGACAGTGTGCGTCATTATGCTACACTAACTCAAGAAGCAGGACTAGATGGTGTGGTGTGTTCGGCCCATGAAGCAAGAGATATCAAAGAACACACAAGTGAAGACTTTGTGTGTTTAACACCAGGCATTCGTTTAGCAAGCAATGACGTTGGTGATCAAAAACGTGTGATGACACCAAGTAAAGCAAGAGAAAATGGTTCGACATATATCGTCGTGGGAAGACCAATTACACAAGCAGAGAACCCTTATGCTGCTTATGTAGAAATCAAAAACGAATGGAATGGAGAGAATGATTAA
- a CDS encoding type III secretion system protein PrgN, whose protein sequence is MTTNTFVYPHPINIFIIKHLNYTVLEFCEQFQYPQSTIATWVSRERRIESLPVSFIYSLSLATSKSMDWVYSELLSLQIEYDGHKEKYKRTKKRIKTE, encoded by the coding sequence ATGACTACCAATACTTTTGTTTATCCTCACCCTATCAATATATTTATTATTAAGCATTTAAACTATACTGTACTAGAATTTTGCGAACAATTTCAATACCCACAATCAACTATTGCCACATGGGTGAGTAGAGAACGACGTATCGAATCGCTCCCTGTATCATTTATTTATTCGTTATCACTTGCTACAAGCAAATCAATGGACTGGGTTTATTCTGAATTGTTAAGTTTACAAATTGAGTATGATGGACATAAAGAAAAGTACAAGCGGACGAAAAAGCGTATTAAAACCGAGTAG
- a CDS encoding dihydroorotate dehydrogenase: MSRLSVSIPGLELKNPIMPASGCFGFGDEYAKYYDLSKLGAIMVKATTADMRYGNPTPRVAETPSGMLNAIGLQNPGLETVMANQLPSLEKYDVPIIANVAGSTVDDYKRVCERIGDAPNVKAIELNISCPNVKDGGIAFGTSAEVAAELTAAAKSVANVPVYIKLSPNVTSIVPIAKAVEEAGADGITMINTLVGMRIDLKTRKSVLANGTGGLSGPGIKPVAIRMIHEVSHAVDIPIIGMGGVSTVDDVIEMYLAGASAVAVGTMNFTDPYICPKLIDELPSKMDELGIESIEQLIREVKGARQ, encoded by the coding sequence ATGAGTCGTTTAAGTGTGAGTATCCCAGGATTAGAATTAAAAAATCCAATTATGCCAGCAAGTGGGTGTTTTGGTTTTGGTGATGAATATGCTAAGTATTATGATTTAAGTAAACTTGGTGCCATTATGGTAAAAGCCACAACAGCTGACATGCGTTATGGTAATCCAACTCCGCGTGTGGCTGAAACACCTAGTGGGATGTTAAATGCTATTGGATTGCAAAATCCGGGATTAGAAACCGTTATGGCAAATCAATTGCCTTCTCTTGAAAAATATGATGTTCCAATTATCGCAAACGTCGCTGGATCAACGGTAGATGATTACAAACGAGTATGCGAAAGAATTGGGGACGCGCCAAACGTTAAAGCGATCGAGCTTAACATTTCATGTCCTAATGTAAAAGACGGTGGGATCGCGTTTGGAACAAGTGCAGAAGTAGCCGCAGAATTAACGGCAGCAGCAAAATCAGTAGCAAATGTACCTGTTTACATCAAGCTATCACCAAACGTGACAAGTATTGTGCCCATTGCAAAAGCAGTAGAAGAGGCTGGAGCAGATGGAATTACGATGATTAATACATTAGTTGGTATGCGTATAGACTTAAAAACAAGAAAGTCTGTATTAGCTAATGGGACTGGTGGATTATCAGGCCCAGGTATCAAACCAGTGGCAATTCGCATGATTCATGAAGTATCTCACGCAGTCGACATTCCGATTATTGGAATGGGTGGTGTGTCCACAGTAGACGATGTGATTGAAATGTACTTAGCTGGAGCAAGTGCTGTCGCTGTTGGAACTATGAATTTCACTGACCCATATATTTGTCCGAAGTTAATTGATGAATTACCAAGCAAAATGGATGAATTAGGGATTGAGTCCATCGAACAATTAATAAGAGAAGTGAAAGGGGCTAGACAATGA
- a CDS encoding YfbR-like 5'-deoxynucleotidase gives MGLNDFILGLNNLETITRAPGFFKFTEHTVAAHSYRVTSIAQVLGDIEEHHGVEIDWKSLYEKALNHDYTERFIGDIKTPVKYANKELRGMLQTVEEKMTDEFISQEIPEEFQDIYRRRLFEGKDDTVEGEILSIADKVDLLYESFEEIVKNNPEMVYKEMFLEAVQTIQEYKHRPSVTYFFEEIFPELLDKSFYGKEEFILQINQYL, from the coding sequence ATGGGGTTAAATGATTTTATTTTAGGTCTTAATAATTTGGAAACTATTACGCGTGCACCTGGTTTTTTTAAATTTACAGAGCATACAGTAGCGGCTCATTCATATCGTGTTACGTCTATTGCACAAGTTTTAGGAGATATTGAAGAGCATCATGGAGTAGAGATTGATTGGAAAAGTCTTTATGAAAAAGCATTAAATCATGACTATACTGAGCGATTTATCGGTGATATTAAGACACCTGTAAAATATGCCAATAAAGAGTTAAGAGGCATGTTGCAAACTGTTGAAGAGAAAATGACGGATGAGTTCATCTCACAAGAAATTCCAGAAGAGTTTCAAGACATTTATCGCAGGCGATTATTTGAAGGCAAAGACGACACTGTCGAAGGTGAGATTTTATCCATTGCTGACAAAGTTGACTTACTGTATGAGTCATTTGAAGAGATTGTGAAAAATAATCCTGAAATGGTTTATAAAGAAATGTTTTTAGAAGCCGTTCAAACGATACAAGAATATAAACATCGCCCGTCTGTGACTTACTTTTTTGAAGAAATCTTTCCAGAGCTTTTGGATAAGTCATTTTATGGTAAAGAAGAATTTATTTTGCAGATAAATCAATATTTATAG
- the pyrE gene encoding orotate phosphoribosyltransferase, whose translation MKQIAKELLSIKAVSLSPNEPFTWASGIKSPIYCDNRLTMSYPDVRRLVAKGLANLIKENYPSVEVIAGTATAGIPHAAWVAEELGLPMVYIRGKSKDHGKKNQIEGRIDNGAKMVIIEDLISTGGSVIDAAQAAKREGAAVLGVAAIFTYQLPSGVENLKAAGIPFDTLTNYDELIDVAIENDYISQDDRLLLQEWKKDPVSWLK comes from the coding sequence ATGAAACAAATTGCAAAAGAATTATTATCAATCAAAGCAGTATCTTTAAGTCCAAATGAGCCGTTTACATGGGCGAGTGGGATTAAAAGTCCAATCTATTGTGATAATCGTTTAACGATGAGCTATCCTGATGTGCGTAGATTGGTCGCTAAAGGATTAGCGAACTTAATTAAAGAAAACTACCCAAGTGTTGAAGTGATCGCTGGAACAGCCACTGCAGGGATTCCGCATGCTGCATGGGTTGCCGAAGAACTTGGCTTACCAATGGTTTATATCCGTGGAAAATCTAAAGATCACGGCAAGAAAAATCAAATCGAAGGACGTATTGATAATGGTGCTAAAATGGTTATTATTGAGGATTTGATTTCAACAGGTGGTAGCGTGATTGATGCTGCTCAAGCAGCTAAACGTGAAGGGGCAGCTGTATTGGGTGTTGCTGCCATTTTTACGTATCAATTACCAAGTGGTGTAGAAAATCTCAAAGCAGCAGGCATTCCATTTGATACATTAACGAACTATGATGAATTAATCGACGTTGCGATAGAAAATGATTATATCTCACAAGATGATCGTCTATTATTACAAGAATGGAAAAAAGACCCAGTTTCTTGGTTGAAATAA